The Delphinus delphis chromosome 2, mDelDel1.2, whole genome shotgun sequence genome contains a region encoding:
- the SERPINA4 gene encoding LOW QUALITY PROTEIN: kallistatin (The sequence of the model RefSeq protein was modified relative to this genomic sequence to represent the inferred CDS: inserted 2 bases in 1 codon; deleted 1 base in 1 codon; substituted 3 bases at 3 genomic stop codons), with translation MSTFDVMDLRAQKVHLTDCLLLRLAGLLVLSRGQRHPEHHGRGHIHCPHQEALGPGEGSPSLKVPAGDTAFALRFYHLMASQPYGSNVFSPLSISAAYAMLSLEVRXHSRTQILEGLGFNLTEVSVSDMHRGFQNLLHTLHLPADGLEIRVDSTPLLSLELPLLPRFLNDSVTFYESKLFHTNFDDSEGTTQLINNQVREETRGKIVDLVNELSADTTMVPVNYIYFKALWETPSIPLMTSPHDFYVDEDTVVKVPVMLQDTQHHWYLHNRYLLCSVLWMDYKGNTTALFILPNXGNMEQVEEVLTPEMLTGWGNLLQKRYFYRKLKLYSPKFSISGSYKLDQILPKLGITDLFSXQADLSGITEQLNLQVSKSFHKAILVVDEVGTQAAAATSGFVTFWSRDNHXKPFLVEIFSTNTQSILFLGKVVNSTKP, from the exons ATGAGCACCTTTGACGTGATGG ACCTGAGAGCACAGAAGGTACATCTTACCGACTGCCTGCTCCTCCGTCTGGCTGGACTACTGGTCCTTTCTCGAGGTCAGCGGCATCCCGAGCATCACGGCCGGGGTCACATCCACTGCCCCCATCAGGAGGCTCTGGGCCCAGGTGAGGGCTCCCCCAGCCTCAAGGTCCCTGCAGGCGATACTGCCTTTGCTCTCCGCTTCTACCACCTGATGGCTTCCCAACCCTACGGGAGCAACGTCTTCTCCCCGCTGAGCATCTCCGCCGCCTACGCCATGCTGTCCCTGGAGGTCCGCTAGCACAGCCGGACCCAGATCCTCGAGGGTCTCGGCTTCAATCTCACAGAGGTGTCAGTATCTGACATGCACAGGGGCTTCCAGAACCTTCTGCACACTCTCCACCTCCCGGCCGACGGGCTGGAGATACGTGTGGACAGCACCCCGTTGTTGAGCCTGGAGCTGCCGCTCCTTCCGAGATTCCTTAATGACTCCGTGACCTTCTATGAGTCCAAACTCTTCCACACCAACTTCGACGACTCTGAGGGCACAACTCAGCTTATCAACAACCAAGTCAGGGAGGAAACTCGAGGGAAGATTGTGGATTTGGTCAACGAGCTCAGCGCGGATACCACGATGGTGCCGGTGAATTACATTTACTTCAAAG ctctgtgggAGACGCCATCCATCCCCTTGATGACCTCTCCCCATGACTTCTATGTTGATGAGGATACAGTAGTCAAGGTGCCTGTGATGCTGCAGGATACCCAGCACCACTGGTATCTTCACAACAGATACTTGCTCTGTTCGGTGCTATGGATGGATTACAAAGGAAACACAACAGCCCTCTTCATCCTTCCTAACTGAGGGAACATGGAGCAGGTGGAAGAGGTTTTGACTCCAGAGATGCTGACAGGGTGG GGTAATCTGCTTCAGAAGAG GTATTTTTACAGGAAGCTCAAGTTGTATAGCCCCAAATTCTCCATTTCTGGCTCCTATAAATTAGATCAGATTTTGCCCAAGCTGGGCATCACAGACTTGTTCTCGTAGCAGGCTGACTTGTCCGGCATCACTGAACAGCTAAACCTGCAGGTGTCCAAG AGTTTCCACAAAGCCATCCTGGTGGTGGATGAGGTTGGCACCCAGGCTGCAGCAGCCACCAGTGGCTTTGTCACCTTCTGGTCCCGGGACAATCA GAAGCCCTTCCTTGTGGAGATCTTTTCCACCAACACCCAGAGCATCCTCTTTCTGGGAAAGGTTGTCAACTCCACGAAGCCATAG